A part of Larkinella insperata genomic DNA contains:
- a CDS encoding fatty acid desaturase family protein: MRVLPAIQDPTSVAQPSNTFDRFLARFIRDPRDLPFVHLTLRITLTLIPLGILLFIPAISGWVWWMIAVAYLVTYFIYKGPFGLMGHCAAHRPLFKREYRLLSYYMPTGMALFFGMTPETYVGHHIGMHHPENNMPEDLSTTMPYQRDSVKGFLHYLTTFLFTGVFTLIGYLRRKNRQKMAIKAMSGEISFAVMCGLLLWLNAPATIVVFLIPFVFTRIISMIGNWTQHAFVDSTDPANAYKNSITCINVKYNRLCWNDGYHISHHCRPAMHWSEHPHFFMKTIDQYASNKAIIFDGLDFGQVFFLLMKKRYDRLAQHVVNVNGTFQNEQEIIELMKYRLQPIREWSEAPVKKKKAVTV; encoded by the coding sequence ATGAGAGTGCTTCCGGCTATCCAAGACCCGACTTCCGTTGCTCAACCCTCCAACACTTTCGATCGCTTTTTGGCGCGTTTTATCCGTGATCCCCGCGATTTGCCGTTTGTTCATCTGACGTTGCGGATTACCCTCACATTGATACCGCTGGGTATTCTGCTGTTCATCCCGGCCATTTCCGGTTGGGTATGGTGGATGATAGCGGTGGCTTATCTGGTCACGTATTTTATTTACAAAGGTCCATTCGGACTGATGGGACACTGTGCGGCCCACCGTCCGTTGTTCAAACGGGAATACCGTCTGTTGAGTTACTACATGCCGACGGGTATGGCCCTGTTCTTCGGCATGACGCCGGAAACCTATGTGGGCCACCACATCGGAATGCACCACCCCGAAAACAACATGCCCGAAGACCTGAGCACCACCATGCCCTACCAGCGCGACAGTGTCAAAGGCTTTTTGCACTACCTGACCACTTTTTTATTTACAGGCGTTTTTACGCTGATTGGTTACCTCCGGCGTAAAAACCGCCAGAAGATGGCGATTAAAGCCATGAGCGGTGAAATTTCCTTTGCGGTGATGTGCGGTCTGCTGCTCTGGCTGAACGCTCCGGCAACGATTGTGGTGTTTTTGATTCCGTTTGTGTTTACGCGGATCATCAGCATGATCGGTAACTGGACGCAGCACGCCTTTGTCGACAGTACCGACCCGGCCAATGCCTACAAAAACAGCATCACCTGCATCAACGTAAAATACAACCGCCTGTGCTGGAACGATGGCTACCACATCAGCCACCACTGCCGCCCGGCCATGCACTGGAGCGAGCACCCGCACTTTTTCATGAAAACCATCGATCAGTACGCGTCCAACAAGGCAATCATTTTCGACGGTCTCGACTTTGGCCAGGTCTTCTTTCTGCTCATGAAAAAGCGTTACGACCGGCTGGCCCAGCACGTGGTGAACGTCAACGGCACGTTTCAGAACGAGCAGGAAATCATTGAATTGATGAAATACCGGCTGCAACCGATCCGCGAGTGGAGCGAAGCACCAGTCAAAAAGAAAAAAGCCGTTACCGTCTGA
- a CDS encoding TonB-dependent receptor domain-containing protein, with the protein MKKILLLLLLCLAFYARAQNPATMPQLPGIQANIKASLKAKISGTVMDAAQNKPVEFATVALLNPKTEKIIGGTTTSESGKFTISGVDEGTYRIVISFIGFENKTINNVNVGPEGGEVALGIVQMQTDSRTLNEVVVTAEKPLVEDKDDRIVYNADKDATNAGGSAIDVLKKVPLLTVDPDGTVTLKGSSSIKVLINNKPSSIMARSISEALQMIPAELIKSVEVVTAPSAKYDAEGTAGVINIITKNQLQGLTGGLNASVGSRRDNLGGNFNFKRDKLSITGYGGGNVNNYYGGSESVRQNLLGDQVISTIEQINTYKNRGRSGFGSVSIDYDLDTLNRIGLDASFGGDNRNTNSTRDTRVTSDDPQYFRRYNHSQNRNRNMDLNFNYTRAFKRSKEQEYTFLAQYNRNNNHSNYSLYQMPLPESEVIDYRERNNNDNQQNEFTLQTDFTYPLSTIKRRILEVGTKAILRDVGSDYRLENALDGSLNFQDDPRRANMFDYQQWVWSSYASFRMRTRNMWGFNLGGRLEMTNITADFVSTSTKFSDRYQNFLPNVTVSKRFGEERRLKLNYSQRIQRPSIFFLNPYVNYADPKNIQSGNPYLDPELAHSVELSYSTFTKKGTTVNAMVFGRQTNNAIERITTVDTSGVSSSTYRNIAQNATYGMNLFGSARPVKQWTISGSFGLNYNILNSTALQIHNENWSYQFNMNTSLQLPNNFSVQANGSYNSRRIQLQGQSSGFYYYAFSGRKEFKKQKVTLTANFENPFRRYNTIETLLRTPTFISDGSNYNVIRNIRLSVNWRFGKMDAGQNREKKRISNDDGKRG; encoded by the coding sequence ATGAAAAAAATCCTACTTCTGCTATTGCTGTGTCTTGCCTTTTACGCCCGGGCGCAAAACCCGGCCACGATGCCGCAACTGCCCGGTATCCAGGCCAACATCAAAGCCAGCCTAAAAGCCAAGATCAGCGGAACGGTTATGGACGCTGCGCAGAACAAACCCGTTGAATTTGCTACGGTCGCCCTTCTGAACCCCAAAACCGAAAAAATCATCGGCGGAACGACCACCAGCGAATCCGGCAAATTCACGATCAGCGGGGTTGATGAAGGCACGTATCGGATCGTCATTAGTTTCATTGGCTTTGAAAATAAAACCATTAACAACGTCAACGTTGGCCCCGAGGGGGGTGAAGTCGCGCTGGGGATTGTGCAGATGCAAACCGACTCGCGCACCTTGAATGAGGTGGTGGTAACGGCCGAAAAACCGCTGGTCGAGGACAAGGACGACCGGATTGTGTACAACGCCGATAAAGACGCCACCAACGCCGGGGGCTCGGCCATTGATGTCCTGAAAAAAGTGCCGCTGCTGACGGTCGATCCCGACGGAACCGTGACGCTGAAAGGCAGCAGCAGCATTAAGGTCCTGATTAACAACAAACCGTCGAGCATCATGGCCCGGAGCATCAGCGAAGCGCTGCAGATGATTCCGGCCGAACTGATCAAATCGGTGGAAGTCGTAACGGCCCCCTCGGCCAAATACGACGCGGAAGGTACGGCGGGCGTGATCAACATCATCACGAAAAACCAGTTGCAGGGCCTGACGGGCGGCCTGAATGCATCCGTCGGCAGTCGGCGGGATAATCTGGGTGGCAATTTCAATTTTAAGCGGGATAAACTCAGCATTACGGGGTACGGGGGCGGCAACGTCAACAACTATTACGGCGGCTCGGAGTCCGTACGCCAGAATCTGCTGGGCGATCAGGTAATCAGCACCATCGAGCAGATCAACACGTACAAGAACCGGGGCCGGTCGGGTTTTGGCTCGGTGAGCATTGACTATGATCTGGATACGCTGAACCGCATCGGCCTCGACGCCAGCTTTGGGGGCGACAACCGGAATACGAACTCAACGCGCGACACCCGGGTTACATCCGACGATCCGCAATATTTCCGGCGGTACAACCACTCCCAGAACCGCAACCGGAACATGGATCTTAATTTCAACTATACCCGAGCTTTCAAACGCAGCAAAGAGCAGGAATACACCTTTCTGGCCCAGTATAACCGCAACAACAACCACAGCAACTACTCGCTCTACCAGATGCCGCTGCCGGAAAGCGAGGTGATCGACTACCGCGAACGCAATAACAACGACAACCAGCAGAATGAATTTACGCTGCAAACCGACTTCACCTACCCGCTTTCGACCATTAAACGGCGGATTCTCGAAGTAGGAACGAAGGCCATTCTGCGCGATGTGGGCAGCGATTACCGCCTGGAAAACGCCCTTGACGGTTCGCTGAACTTTCAGGACGATCCGCGCCGGGCCAACATGTTTGATTACCAGCAGTGGGTGTGGTCGTCGTACGCGTCGTTTCGGATGCGGACCCGCAACATGTGGGGCTTCAACCTGGGCGGGCGCCTGGAGATGACCAACATCACCGCCGACTTTGTGTCGACCAGCACGAAATTCAGCGACCGTTACCAGAACTTCCTACCTAATGTGACCGTTTCCAAGCGGTTTGGCGAAGAACGGCGACTCAAACTGAACTACAGCCAGCGGATTCAGCGGCCGTCCATTTTCTTCCTGAACCCGTACGTCAACTACGCCGATCCAAAAAACATTCAGTCGGGTAATCCCTACCTTGACCCCGAACTGGCCCATTCGGTCGAATTATCGTACAGCACATTTACCAAAAAAGGAACGACCGTGAACGCGATGGTGTTCGGGCGGCAAACCAACAACGCCATTGAGCGCATCACCACCGTTGATACAAGTGGCGTGTCGAGCAGTACCTACCGGAACATCGCCCAGAATGCAACCTACGGCATGAACCTGTTTGGATCGGCGCGCCCGGTGAAACAATGGACCATCAGCGGCTCGTTCGGACTCAACTACAACATCCTGAACAGCACGGCTTTGCAGATTCACAACGAGAACTGGAGCTACCAGTTCAACATGAATACTTCGCTGCAACTGCCCAACAACTTCAGCGTTCAGGCCAACGGCTCCTACAACTCACGACGGATTCAGTTGCAGGGGCAGTCGTCGGGCTTTTATTACTACGCTTTCTCGGGCCGCAAGGAATTCAAAAAACAAAAAGTTACCCTTACTGCCAATTTTGAGAACCCCTTCCGTCGTTATAACACCATCGAGACGCTGCTTCGGACGCCCACGTTTATTTCGGATGGTTCCAATTACAACGTCATTCGCAACATTCGGCTGTCGGTCAACTGGCGTTTCGGAAAAATGGATGCGGGCCAAAACCGCGAAAAGAAAAGAATCTCAAACGACGACGGCAAACGGGGATGA
- a CDS encoding dipeptidase: MLSTYFAEHKERFLAELFELLRIPSVSADSKFKPDMLRAAEFIKEKLATAGLDNAEIHETEGHPVVYAEKLIDDTLPTVLVYGHYDVQPADPYELWNTPPFEPTIRNERIYARGSCDDKGQFYMHVKALEAMLATGNLPCNVKVMIEGEEETGSEHLGKFVTDNREKLKCDVILISDTSIIANDVPSIEAGLRGLSYVEVQVVGPNRDLHSGVYGGAVQNPLNVLCQMIASLHDDKGRITIPGFYDKVDELSADERAALAEAPFDEEEYKRDLGLNAVFGEEGYSATERASIRPTLDLNGIWGGYTGEGAKTVLPSKAQAKISMRLVPNQDPDEITELFTQHFKSIAPPTVTVTVTPHHGGQPYVTPTDSVEFEAARRAFREAWGKDAIPTRGGGSIPIVALFEKELGVKSILMGFGLDIDALHSPNESYGLFNFYKGIETIPYFYKHYAELKQTVVDA; the protein is encoded by the coding sequence ATGCTATCAACTTATTTTGCAGAACATAAAGAGCGGTTTCTAGCCGAACTGTTCGAGCTGCTGCGGATTCCGTCCGTCAGCGCCGATTCTAAATTCAAACCGGACATGCTCCGGGCGGCCGAGTTTATCAAAGAAAAACTGGCAACGGCTGGCCTGGACAACGCCGAGATTCACGAAACCGAAGGCCATCCGGTGGTGTACGCCGAAAAACTGATTGACGATACCCTGCCGACGGTGTTGGTCTACGGCCATTACGATGTCCAGCCCGCCGATCCCTACGAACTCTGGAATACCCCGCCGTTTGAACCCACCATCCGAAACGAACGCATCTATGCCCGTGGTTCCTGCGACGACAAAGGGCAATTTTACATGCACGTGAAGGCCCTCGAAGCCATGCTGGCCACCGGAAATCTGCCCTGCAACGTCAAGGTGATGATTGAGGGGGAGGAAGAAACCGGCTCGGAGCACCTGGGCAAATTTGTAACCGATAACCGCGAGAAACTGAAGTGCGACGTGATCCTGATCTCGGATACGAGCATTATCGCCAACGATGTGCCGTCGATTGAAGCCGGTTTGCGGGGACTGTCGTACGTCGAGGTGCAGGTGGTTGGCCCCAACCGCGATCTGCATTCGGGCGTCTACGGTGGTGCCGTGCAAAACCCGCTCAATGTGCTGTGTCAGATGATTGCTTCGTTGCACGACGACAAAGGCCGCATTACAATACCCGGTTTTTACGACAAGGTAGACGAACTGAGTGCCGACGAACGGGCTGCGCTGGCCGAAGCACCGTTTGATGAGGAAGAATACAAACGCGACCTGGGTCTGAACGCGGTTTTTGGTGAAGAAGGCTACTCGGCAACCGAACGGGCTTCCATCCGGCCCACGCTGGACTTGAACGGGATCTGGGGCGGCTACACCGGCGAAGGGGCCAAAACCGTTCTGCCGAGTAAAGCGCAGGCTAAAATCAGCATGCGGCTGGTGCCCAATCAGGACCCCGATGAAATTACCGAACTCTTTACCCAGCATTTCAAAAGTATTGCCCCGCCAACGGTAACGGTGACGGTGACTCCGCACCACGGTGGTCAGCCGTACGTAACGCCCACCGATTCGGTTGAGTTTGAAGCCGCCCGGCGCGCCTTTCGCGAAGCCTGGGGGAAAGACGCCATCCCAACCCGGGGCGGGGGGAGTATCCCTATCGTAGCGCTGTTTGAAAAAGAACTAGGCGTTAAATCCATTCTAATGGGCTTCGGGCTGGACATTGACGCGCTGCATTCGCCAAACGAAAGCTACGGATTGTTTAATTTTTACAAGGGAATCGAAACCATTCCCTACTTCTACAAGCACTACGCCGAACTGAAGCAGACGGTTGTAGACGCCTAA
- a CDS encoding DUF1207 domain-containing protein, producing MNPYLLSFFAVFWSVCALAQEAPDTVVIRQSTPIRASYPRREFLPKGHLFEPIMLDPIEAQTSVSVLPGYWMDGTKYNGSIVPFVFGLRKPVFRWYKSAERSSEVSFDVASFTQFEVYHDPVQNKQRRQLMNTDYRLSFLYNLKVRHHSWRFRLYHLSSHLGDDYLIRNQINYYLPNPVNYEVVDVTYNHERNGLRKYVGVGIGLRKPEERKRLSAEAGFFYRKPSSAFARLAGGADLKVWQQTDFRPGIKAGIGLELGRTANNLTFLLEGYTGFRPYSVYEQQKTRWFGIGVYFNPI from the coding sequence ATGAACCCTTATTTGCTGTCTTTTTTTGCGGTTTTCTGGTCGGTTTGTGCGCTGGCGCAGGAAGCGCCCGATACGGTAGTGATCCGCCAGTCCACACCGATCCGGGCCAGCTACCCGCGCCGGGAATTCCTGCCGAAGGGGCACCTGTTCGAACCCATCATGCTCGACCCCATCGAAGCCCAGACCAGCGTGAGCGTGCTGCCGGGTTACTGGATGGACGGTACGAAATACAACGGCTCCATTGTTCCGTTTGTGTTCGGGCTTCGGAAACCGGTTTTTCGCTGGTACAAATCCGCCGAACGCAGCAGTGAAGTTTCCTTCGACGTGGCTTCGTTTACGCAGTTTGAAGTTTATCACGATCCGGTCCAGAACAAACAGCGCCGTCAGCTGATGAATACCGATTACCGGCTGAGCTTTCTTTACAACCTCAAAGTCCGGCACCACAGCTGGCGGTTCCGGCTGTATCACCTGTCGTCGCACCTGGGTGACGATTACCTGATCCGGAACCAGATCAATTATTACCTGCCCAACCCGGTCAATTACGAAGTGGTCGATGTGACCTATAACCACGAACGAAACGGGCTACGGAAGTACGTCGGCGTCGGTATCGGGCTGCGAAAGCCGGAAGAACGCAAACGGTTGAGTGCCGAAGCGGGGTTCTTTTACCGCAAACCGTCGTCTGCTTTCGCCCGGCTGGCCGGTGGGGCGGATCTGAAAGTCTGGCAGCAAACCGATTTTCGACCCGGTATCAAAGCCGGTATCGGGCTGGAGCTGGGCCGCACGGCCAACAACCTGACGTTCCTGCTCGAAGGCTACACGGGTTTCCGTCCTTACAGCGTCTACGAACAGCAGAAAACCCGCTGGTTTGGCATTGGCGTCTACTTCAACCCCATCTGA
- the plsY gene encoding glycerol-3-phosphate 1-O-acyltransferase PlsY, whose protein sequence is MNVLLIIATTLFAYLLGSIPTAVWYGEGFFGLDIRNYGSGNAGATNTFRVLGKRAGTIVMLIDVLKGYTATILSSLLWYFDVIGTHEILTFKLVFGLVAVIGHCFPVLADFKGGKGVASLLGMVLAIHPEVAAVCIGIFLVVVIASQYVSLGSMTAALAFPVLLLLQAFGQKEHPLLIVFGVLVFLFVVLTHQKNITRLLNGEENRTRLIKFRKKEDEE, encoded by the coding sequence ATGAACGTGTTATTGATTATTGCAACGACGTTATTCGCTTACTTGCTGGGTTCAATTCCGACCGCCGTTTGGTATGGTGAAGGTTTTTTTGGATTAGACATTCGCAACTACGGAAGTGGTAATGCCGGCGCCACGAACACATTTCGGGTGCTGGGCAAACGGGCCGGAACCATCGTGATGCTGATCGATGTGCTGAAAGGCTATACCGCCACCATCTTATCTTCGCTGCTGTGGTATTTTGACGTCATCGGCACCCACGAAATTCTGACTTTTAAGCTGGTTTTTGGTTTGGTGGCCGTTATCGGGCACTGTTTCCCGGTGCTGGCCGATTTTAAGGGCGGGAAAGGCGTCGCTTCCCTGCTGGGCATGGTGCTGGCGATTCACCCGGAAGTGGCTGCGGTTTGCATCGGTATTTTCCTGGTCGTGGTTATTGCTTCCCAATACGTTTCGCTGGGTTCTATGACGGCGGCTCTGGCTTTCCCGGTTCTGCTGCTATTGCAGGCATTCGGGCAAAAAGAACACCCGCTTCTGATTGTATTTGGCGTATTGGTTTTTCTGTTTGTGGTATTGACCCACCAGAAAAATATTACCCGGCTGCTGAACGGGGAAGAAAACCGGACCCGGCTGATTAAATTCCGGAAGAAAGAAGACGAGGAATAA
- a CDS encoding carboxypeptidase-like regulatory domain-containing protein, which produces MVKKIIVRWLTGYLLLITNGLLAQPSLQGVVVSGDNGEPLPSANVFLANTTKGTVTDNSGKFRITQLPPGRFDLVVSYVGFETLVIPIHTDSLKYYRILLTPSANQLAEVKIKARRDPDWEQNLAFFRKNFIGQSVNAARCRLLNPEVLWFDDDRANLRLTAGAREPLLIENQALGYRLKYQLESFVFDSRQKAVTYLGYPVLEAMVPRNARQQNRWLANRRKAYLGSTMHFMRALHRRSLAEDGFLVQRIVEKPDTVRSKPQTVRYLIRDTLRYAGLLNLEVSTATQTRLQMDGLFQVTYQHEKEDLAYLRMQRPFGPPPRAGGAQTSVVHMLNPFVDIEANGNFYEPLGILVEGYWSWEKIAELLPLDYELSP; this is translated from the coding sequence ATGGTAAAAAAGATCATAGTGCGCTGGCTGACTGGCTATTTACTCCTGATTACAAACGGCTTACTGGCTCAGCCTTCCTTGCAGGGAGTGGTGGTGAGTGGTGATAACGGGGAGCCGCTGCCCTCGGCCAATGTGTTTCTGGCAAACACAACCAAAGGAACGGTTACCGATAACAGCGGGAAATTCCGGATCACCCAATTGCCTCCCGGTCGCTTTGATTTGGTGGTTTCGTACGTCGGTTTTGAAACGCTGGTCATTCCGATTCATACCGACAGCCTGAAGTATTACCGCATCCTTCTTACGCCTTCCGCGAACCAACTGGCGGAAGTAAAGATAAAAGCCCGGCGCGACCCGGACTGGGAACAAAACCTGGCATTTTTTCGGAAGAATTTCATCGGGCAGAGTGTCAACGCGGCCCGGTGCCGCTTGCTGAATCCGGAAGTGCTCTGGTTTGACGACGACCGGGCAAACCTGCGCCTGACGGCCGGTGCCCGCGAACCCTTGCTGATCGAAAACCAGGCCCTGGGCTACCGGCTTAAGTACCAGCTCGAATCGTTCGTGTTTGATTCCCGGCAAAAAGCCGTTACCTACCTGGGTTACCCCGTGCTGGAAGCGATGGTACCCCGTAACGCCCGGCAACAAAATCGCTGGCTTGCCAACCGCCGGAAAGCTTATCTGGGTTCCACCATGCATTTCATGCGGGCGCTGCATCGGCGTTCGCTGGCCGAAGACGGTTTTTTGGTGCAGCGAATCGTGGAGAAGCCGGATACCGTTCGATCAAAGCCCCAAACGGTTCGTTATCTGATTCGGGATACGCTGCGCTATGCCGGCCTGCTGAATCTGGAGGTGTCGACGGCTACCCAGACCCGGCTGCAAATGGACGGCTTGTTTCAGGTTACGTATCAGCACGAAAAAGAAGATCTGGCCTACCTGAGAATGCAACGCCCGTTTGGCCCTCCGCCCCGGGCGGGTGGTGCGCAGACCAGCGTTGTTCACATGCTGAATCCGTTTGTCGACATTGAAGCCAACGGCAATTTTTACGAACCGCTCGGAATTCTGGTGGAAGGTTACTGGAGTTGGGAGAAAATCGCTGAATTGTTACCGCTGGATTACGAACTTTCTCCCTAA
- a CDS encoding ABC transporter ATP-binding protein, which translates to MINVRHLTKRYPNHTAVEDVSFSVQERETLVLLGTSGSGKTTTLKMINRLIEPTSGTVEINGIDTLQQVPHELSRTIGYVVQETGLFPHYTVGENIAIVPRLLQWNKNRIRNRTYELLAMLRLPEKQLNAYPDQLSGGQRQRVGLARALAANPPILLMDEPLGALDPITRAEIRQEFRNLDELRRKTVVLVTHDVREALELGDRVGVMDNGRLLQLGTPKELLLQPAHTFVRRFFGDQVLAFQLQVITLHDITPYILPESPEPDAIALQPAMSLNDALMQLTKTGSGSGALRVGDWSIRIRAADIWSALQQLVPKSS; encoded by the coding sequence ATGATCAACGTCCGGCACCTGACCAAGCGCTACCCCAACCATACGGCGGTTGAAGACGTTTCGTTTTCGGTGCAGGAACGGGAAACGCTGGTTTTGCTGGGCACGAGCGGTTCGGGCAAAACGACCACGCTCAAGATGATCAACCGCCTGATTGAGCCGACCTCGGGAACGGTGGAAATCAACGGCATCGACACGCTGCAGCAGGTTCCGCACGAACTAAGCCGCACCATCGGTTACGTGGTGCAGGAAACGGGCCTGTTTCCGCACTACACGGTGGGGGAAAACATCGCCATCGTGCCCCGGCTGTTGCAGTGGAACAAAAACCGCATCCGCAACCGTACGTACGAACTGCTGGCCATGCTTCGCTTACCGGAAAAGCAGTTGAATGCCTACCCGGATCAGCTCAGCGGAGGACAGCGGCAGCGCGTTGGGCTGGCCCGGGCGCTGGCCGCCAACCCGCCGATTCTGCTCATGGACGAACCCCTGGGGGCACTGGATCCCATCACCCGCGCTGAAATCCGGCAGGAATTTCGGAATCTGGACGAGTTGCGCCGGAAAACCGTCGTGCTGGTGACCCACGACGTTCGGGAGGCCCTGGAACTGGGCGACCGCGTCGGCGTGATGGACAACGGGCGGCTGCTGCAACTCGGCACGCCGAAGGAATTGCTGCTGCAACCGGCCCATACCTTCGTTCGACGGTTTTTCGGCGATCAGGTGCTGGCGTTTCAGTTGCAGGTAATTACGCTGCACGACATCACCCCGTATATTCTGCCCGAATCACCCGAACCGGACGCCATTGCGTTGCAACCGGCGATGAGTCTGAATGATGCCTTAATGCAATTGACCAAAACCGGTTCGGGGTCGGGGGCGCTGCGGGTTGGCGACTGGTCCATCCGAATCCGGGCGGCTGATATTTGGTCGGCCCTGCAGCAACTCGTTCCGAAATCATCGTAA
- a CDS encoding ABC transporter permease/substrate-binding protein encodes MREFFDFVVQQSDKLMEQTLTHIGLTFLSLCLALLIGLPVGILITYRPKVAAVLLALVGVLQTIPSIALLGFLIPILGIGSWPAIIALFLYALLPIVRNTYVGIREVSPALKETARGMGMTPGQVLTRLELPLALPVIFAGIRTATVINVGVATLAAYVAAGGLGEFIFGGIALNNPNMVLAGAIPAALLAVLFDFLLARLQQLRGLQLRRVALVFLLLAPVLSGFYWLPGGNSGGLVVGFAHEFYGRADGYPGLVQAYGLRLTPRLIDQNLMYEAIHRGQVDMISGYSTDGRIKAFDLRVLDDNKNAFPPYQAALVVRQAVLDQHPDLAETLHLLDGRLSDAAMTALNYRADYRHESPEVVARRFLTEQKLLLPPGRKARQGRVVIGTKIFTEQYILAEILRQLLENRTALEVITKTGLGGTQICFNALKAGQIDLYPEYTGTGLLVILQPPPALADSLKADRKAVYQYVSREFQNRYKLNWLAPLGFNNTYALMMRRGQADRLGIRSISDLKRYLDQ; translated from the coding sequence ATGCGGGAATTTTTCGACTTCGTGGTTCAGCAGAGTGACAAGCTGATGGAACAGACGCTGACGCACATCGGCCTGACGTTTCTGTCGCTCTGCCTGGCCCTGCTGATTGGCCTGCCGGTGGGCATTCTGATTACCTACCGGCCCAAAGTGGCGGCTGTTTTGCTGGCGTTGGTCGGGGTTCTGCAAACCATCCCGAGCATTGCCTTGCTGGGTTTCCTGATTCCAATTCTGGGCATTGGGAGCTGGCCCGCTATTATCGCCCTGTTTCTGTACGCGCTGCTGCCGATTGTCCGGAATACCTACGTCGGGATTCGGGAAGTGAGCCCGGCGCTGAAAGAAACCGCCCGGGGTATGGGCATGACGCCCGGGCAGGTGCTGACCCGACTCGAACTGCCGCTGGCCCTGCCGGTTATTTTTGCCGGGATTCGCACGGCAACGGTGATTAACGTGGGCGTGGCCACGCTGGCGGCCTACGTGGCGGCTGGCGGGCTGGGTGAATTTATCTTTGGCGGGATTGCGCTCAACAACCCCAACATGGTGCTGGCGGGCGCGATTCCGGCGGCTCTGCTGGCGGTTCTGTTCGATTTTCTGCTGGCCCGTCTGCAACAATTGCGGGGCTTGCAGTTGCGCCGGGTGGCGCTGGTTTTTCTGCTGCTGGCGCCGGTTCTGTCCGGGTTTTACTGGTTGCCGGGTGGTAATTCGGGTGGTTTAGTCGTTGGCTTTGCGCACGAATTTTACGGTCGGGCCGACGGGTACCCCGGCTTGGTCCAGGCGTACGGGCTGCGGCTGACTCCCCGGCTGATCGACCAGAATCTGATGTACGAAGCTATCCACCGCGGGCAGGTTGATATGATCAGCGGCTATTCAACCGACGGACGGATCAAGGCGTTTGATCTGCGGGTTCTGGACGACAACAAAAACGCGTTCCCGCCTTACCAGGCCGCGCTGGTGGTGCGGCAGGCGGTTCTGGACCAGCATCCTGACTTGGCGGAAACGCTGCATCTGTTGGACGGCAGGCTCTCGGACGCGGCCATGACGGCGTTAAATTACCGTGCTGATTACCGGCACGAATCGCCCGAAGTTGTGGCCCGGCGGTTTTTGACGGAACAAAAGCTACTGCTTCCGCCGGGCCGGAAAGCACGGCAGGGACGGGTCGTGATCGGTACGAAAATCTTCACGGAACAGTACATTCTGGCCGAAATTCTGCGGCAGTTGCTCGAAAACCGTACGGCGCTGGAAGTGATCACCAAAACCGGCCTGGGCGGCACTCAAATCTGTTTCAATGCGTTGAAGGCCGGGCAGATTGACTTATACCCCGAATACACCGGCACGGGTTTACTCGTCATTCTGCAACCTCCCCCGGCCCTGGCCGACTCGCTGAAAGCCGACCGGAAAGCGGTTTATCAATACGTCAGCCGCGAGTTCCAGAATCGCTATAAACTGAACTGGCTGGCGCCCCTGGGGTTCAACAACACCTACGCCCTGATGATGCGCCGGGGACAGGCCGACCGGCTGGGTATCCGGTCGATTTCGGATTTAAAGCGGTATCTGGATCAATAG
- a CDS encoding DUF4345 domain-containing protein: MKTQQFLKRAAQGFILISALALLSVSVMAFSDPQSVMDLVHVKLTNTDAFSSIRGVYGGVGLTIFISLLYLMVKDVNKGLAFLSLLWGFYALSRAITIFAEGALGDFGRQWIVTESVLFTLAVALLWANSRATAPAASLRVSHS, encoded by the coding sequence ATGAAAACACAACAATTTCTCAAACGAGCCGCCCAGGGGTTTATCTTAATTTCGGCACTGGCCCTCTTATCGGTTAGCGTAATGGCCTTTTCCGACCCGCAATCGGTCATGGACCTGGTACACGTGAAGTTAACCAATACCGATGCTTTCAGCTCCATCCGGGGGGTATACGGGGGCGTCGGTCTGACTATTTTCATCAGTCTGCTCTATCTGATGGTAAAAGACGTCAACAAAGGGCTGGCTTTCCTGAGCCTTCTGTGGGGCTTTTACGCCCTGTCGCGCGCCATCACCATCTTTGCCGAGGGGGCGCTGGGCGATTTCGGGCGGCAATGGATTGTCACCGAATCCGTGTTATTCACCCTCGCCGTGGCGCTGCTATGGGCCAATAGCCGGGCGACGGCCCCTGCGGCTTCGTTGCGCGTAAGTCACTCCTGA